GAAACGGACTATGTGTTGCTACCGTTAGGATGATATCTAATTTTGAATGAACACTATCATCTGCTGACTTATCCAGTACCAATTTGAAAAGTGAAGCGTCATCGTAACCCCAGCTAAATCCGGATGATGAGGCAGGTAGTTTTTGATATTTAGCAGCGTTAAAACTTCTTTCATCATAAATTTTTTCAACGCCGGTCTTTCTCAAAAACTGCTCCATATTATCAAAAGCAGATGCACCTCCATAAAAGAAAGAAGTCTGATAGCCATTATATCTCAGCAAATTTGCAATCGATAAATGTGACGGCATCTGATCACCTAATTCATTGAAGCCACTATTGCCAAAAGGAAGTGAGGCCAATACAGATGGAAGTACTGTAAATGTTCTTCCGCCTGTACTTAAGAAGTTTTCCCAATACAGACTTTTATTTGAGAGAGAATCAAGAAAAGGCGTAAAGCTACCTAGGTAAGCGTTTTGATTGCTAAATGCTCTTCCCAAGCCTTCTACAAGAATGATGACAATGTTGGGAGGTATTGAATCTTCTTGTGAAAAGAAGCTGCCTAGAACATTTTTAGTACTATCAGATTTATGTAGAAACGGGTAATTTTTAGTATCAATCTCCGTGTCTGCAAGAATATTGTCTGATTGATAATCGTCGCGATAAATATCTTCTTCCAGATCTTTCGGAAAGAATTTATTGAAGCTGGATGAATAGAAGTAATAAGATTTATTGAGTGATAGGTTATTACTGTATTCTCTTCCCGGAAGTAACGCTGCTGTTACTTTATTCAGATCCCTGATGCCGGCAGTAACGATCAATAGAATAAAAAAGACAACGATGCCATCATTGGCCAACAATCTTTTAGGGAGTTTTATCAACGTAAAAACGGAGACTGCGCTGATTGATATCAAGCCTAATATCGCCAATATGGATAATCCTCCTGATGCTCCAACGGTTTGCTGAATATCAGCCCAAGAATAACTCCAAAGATCAGCGCCGAGAGGAACAAAGGATTCAATAAAATATTGTGATAATGCCAACTGAACCAATACAGCAAGTGAGCCCAGAATGATGAAGGAGATCCGTGCAACTTTTTTGCTGAAAACATACAGCAGTGTATACGGAAGAAAGCACCAAATAGTAAGTGATGACATGAATGCGATGTCTTTCGCTAAACCATATAGTATCACTTCTTTAAAAAATTCCGGCTCCCCATGTTCTTTATAATCTAATACGATTTCAATTCCTCTGGCTACTATGAACAATAACAATAAGGCTAGTATATGTCCGAGATAATAACGGAATGACTGGAATAATACATCCGGTATTTGATTCAATACTGGGGCCACTTTTCTTTTGTACCAGGAAAGTTGTACAGGTGCTTCTTCTGCGACTACAGGTATCGGTTCAGGTATGACTTCTACAATAGGTGCTGTTATTTCTTCTGCAATAGGCTGAGGTGCATCCGTGGTTTTCTTTGCAAAACCTTGACGGGTCATTTCTCCCCAGCTCTTCTTTTTTCTGAAATAATCTATGTATCCTTTGATAGCACTCCATACCACAAATGGATGAAAGTAAAAAGGTTCTGTAAGAGCCGTCAGTAATAAAACCAGAATATCGATCCTTCGTTTGTATTGATGATAAGTGATCACTTCCATCAAGATCGCGAAGGCGGAATATAGGTATCCAAATGAAACAATGAATAATAAGTAGGCAAAGAAAAATCCCCAGTCAAGCATGCCAAATGCAGCAAATAAAAAGAAACAAACAAAGCCAAAGAACTCAATGACAGGAGCACACATTTCAAAAAAGAACCAGTAGGGATAACTCAGCATTCCCAACAATCCGTATTTCGGATTAAAGAACATTTTCTTGTGAAACTTCAATGTTTCGATCGTTCCTCTTGTCCATCGATTACGCTGTCTTCCCAAAATATCAAAAGAGCTGGGCGCTTCAGTCCAGCAAAGCGGATCAGGAATATATGTTACTCGATACTTTTCATTGCGTTCTTCCATATATCGACGCATTCGCACCACCAACTCCATATCTTCCCCAACTGTATTGTGATCATATCCGCCACACTTAATCGCAATGTCTTTATCAAAAGCACCAAAAGCTCCCGAGATCAGCATCAATCCATTCAATCGGCTCCACGCCATTCTTCCCAGAATGAATGCCCTTATGTATTCCAAAATCTGCATTCGTGGCAGATAATCTTCTGCAAGTTTTACTTTTACCAAACGACCATCTTCAATGATACAGGAGTTGGCAATTCTTACCACACCACCTGAAGCGATCACGCGCTCACCGGTTTGCTCTAAAAACGGTTTGATCATTTTTAGCAGCGCATCTTGCTCCAGGATACAATCCACATCAATACAAACAAGGTATTTATTCGAGGAGATATTAATACCTACATTTAAAGCATCTGCTTTTCCCCCGTTCACTTTATCTACTACCAATAGTTTATGATAAATAGGGTTGCGACTTTTATAAACACCTCTTACATCTTTGGTCTTTATTTTATAGTCTACGAAATAGTCGATCTTTTCCAACTCATATGCCTGGATCATCTTTTGTAAACAATCATCTTTACTTCCATCATTGATAACAATTACTTCAAGATTCACATAATAAATGGAAAGAAGTGATCGAATATTTTCGACAATGGTTTTACCCTCATTATAAGCGGGTGCGAGAATGCTTACTGTTGGGGCATGCGGAGAAGAAGCAAGGACCCTGTAGTCTGTAAAACTATTTTTATGAATATATTTTCTTGTTTCGCCGATCGAAAAAATAGCGATGGCGATATAGGATAATAATAGGAGTGTGGAATAAATGAATATCCCATAAGTCAGTATATCAAAAGCGATATTTAGTGCTACATCCCAGTTCATTTCACACTTTTTACATGTCTAAGTATTCTTTCAAATGGCTCCGGTTCTATCGTAGCTCTATGCTCAATTACCTGAATACCATCTGTACAGCTATTGGTTAGTACAGTGGCTGCTTTTACTTTGATAATATTATCGGGCGCATCTAATAATTTGATCATGAAATCCTTTTGATCATCATTGGCCAAACTTGCCAGGCTATTGAGAATATGAATTTGGTTTTCAAAATCTTCTTTGGAGAAATATCCGATCAGCATCGATGCCGTGTTTTCATCCGAAAGAGCGATCATTGTTTTGATGGCCTGTGTACGAACGATTTTAGAAGGATGCACCAAACACTCCACCACTTTATCTTTCACGGCAAACTGCTGGTATTCTGCTGTAAGCCTCAGTGCAAACACAACTACCGTATCATTTTTTGATAAAAGCCATTTTGGGATTCTATCAGAGAGGTCTTCTTTTTTGCCAAACAATTTCAACTGTTCCAGAAGTTTGATCTGTTGCCATAACGTAAGTGGATAAGTGATCACATCCAAAAAGCGCAGACCGTTAAAACCCGTCAAATGAATAACAGCTATTTGTGCTTCTGAACGAACAAACTCATGTTTACTATTGGTTTCCCGATAGATCTTTGTCAGCAGATCTTTTTGATCCATCAAATACAATTCCTGGATACCTCGAGCTTGCAGATACCATTTACGTTTGTTTTTCATCTTGAACAAAGAATCTTCGCGAAGCCCCAGTTTATTGTACAAGACAACAATGTTATCAGCAACTGCCCCCGAAAAATTCTTTTTGCATTTGATCAATTCATCAATGGCAACCTGTCTGGCTTTCGGATCATTCAGCATCCGGAAGAATTTTTTGGGGATATCAATACCCTCTATGGTTTCTTCCAAAATGATATGGCTGATCCACACTTCAATATTGCTTTTGATACGCTCGGTATGAAAAAAGAGTCTTTTTTTGGCAATCGTCTGTATATAGATCATCGCTACGATCAATAAAATGCATACAGACATTATCTTGACACCTATCATGAGATTTTCCGGACTCATGAATTGCAGGAAGTCCCTTCCAATAGAACCGGATAGGAGTATGAAACAGAAAGTACTAATCCCAGTTAAAGTCATTTGAAAAAGAATAATAATTCCGGTTTTGGCGTGTTTCGAACATTAATTTACGTAATCTGAACGTATAATCTTCTCAAACACCTTGGTTTCTTATAAATCTGTAAATAACGGAACAGCGGGGTTTATTATTACCTGAAGTATAAGCGAAATGCAAACTTTTCGGCAAAAGTATTCTGTTAGCCACCGGAATACCTGTTTCCAGTAAAAATTTAGTTGAAATTTAAGTTCAATAGCCTCTTTTGCCTGATAGGTCTTTATGAAGTAAATGGTTCTGAGTATGTTTGTGGCATTATAGGCATTCAAAATTTTTGATATGAGCTTTCGCAATTTTAAAATGGTCGATTATGTAGTTTTTGGAAGAGGTGCTTTTAATCAGTTAGATGAAATTCTTGCACCCCGCAGAAAAGCAGATGCCCCCATGATTTTTCTGGTAGATCACTTCTTCGAAGGAAAGCCTTTGGTAAACAGAATACCCTTACGTGGCAAAGACCAGATCATTTTTGCGGATGTGACCTATGAGCCTAAGACCACTCAGGTAGATGCATTGGCCAATGAGCTGAAAGAGAAATTCGGAACGGTAAGTGGTATCATTGGTATTGGCGGAGGTTCTACCATGGATTTAGCCAAAGCAGTATCACTAATGATGAATAATCCCGGTTCCTCAGCCGATTACCAGGGATGGGATCTGGTAAAATTTCCCGGTGTATATAAAGCAGGTATTCCCACATTGAGTGGTACAGGGGCAGAAGTTAGTCGAACAACCGTACTGACCGGTCCAACAAGAAAGCTGGGAATGAACAGTGATTTTACGCCCTTTGATCAGATCGTATTAGATCCTGAGTTGACCAAAGATGCACCTGTTAATCAGCGTTTTTATACGGGGATGGATTGTTATATCCATTGTATAGAAAGTCTGGAAGGAACTTACCTGAATGAGTTCAGTAAAAGTTATGGTGAGAAAGCCTTGGAACTTTGTCAGAAAGTATTTGTTACCAAAAACCATTGGGATGATGAAAGTGATGATCAACTGATGATGGCTTCCTATGCTGGTGGCATGAGTATTGCCTATTCCCAAGTAGGTGTGGCGCATGCAGTAAGTTATGGACTTAGCTATTTACTTGGAACCAAACATGGAATCGGAAATTGTATCGTGATGAACCATTTGGAAGAGTATTATCCGGCTGGTGTTAAAGAGTTTAAATTGATGGTCGAGAAAAATAATATTGATATACCTCAAGGGATCTGTAAAGGACTTACAGATGAACAGTTCGACACCATGATCAATGTTTCACTAGGTATGAAACCCTTGTGGGAGAATGCTTTGGGCAAAGATTGGGAAAAAATCATGACCCGAGAAAAGCTAAGAGCATTGTATGAAAAACTATAAATCCAGCTTGCAATTGTAAACTTCTTAGAGTAGTTTGTTTCAAATTTTAATTATGAAACAAACTATTTCCCTGCTTCTATTCATACTACTGTTAGCAGCATGTAGTAATCAATCTGAAAAAGCTGTTGAGGCAAATGTCACTTTCAATATTGATAGTGTCAAAGCACAGATTGAAGTGAACAAAGACAATTTTATCAAAGCATTCGCCACGGGTGATTCTGCATTATTTGTTTCACTTTTCACTAAAGACGGATGTCTGATGCCTGATGGTGCTCCTAAAATGTGTGGGCCGGCTGCTTTGTATGCTTTTTTGAAAGGCGGCATTGAAATGGGTATCGCGGGTATGAAGCTAGACATTATAGAAGTAACCGGTGGACCTGAACTGGTTTCAGAAGAAGGTGTTTATCAAATCCTGGATAAAGAAGGAAAAGCGGTAGAATCAGGTAAATTCCTGGTGACCTGGAAGCAAGAAGAAGGGGTTTGGAAAAGATATCGTGATACCTGGAATGCAGAAACACCGGCACCTACAGCACACTAGTGCAATTGCATCAAAAAAAGGAAAACCCGTAAGAATGAATTGCTTGCGGGTTTTGTTTTATATGCCGCAACATTAAATAGTATCTTTACATAATACATTTAAATACAGATCAATTTGAAGTTTACAGATTTAGGACTCGATCAGCGGATTTTAGACGGCATTGATGCCATGGGTTATGAAACCGCCACACCCGTTCAGCAACAAGTGATGGTTCCCATTTTAGAAGGAAAAGATATCATTGCTTCAGCACAAACCGGTACGGGAAAAACAGCTGCTTTTTTATTGCCACTTATACATCGCTTATTAACTGTTCCGCATGATTCGAATGAGATCAACGCCATGATCATTGTGCCTACTCGCGAATTGGCCATTCAAATTGCGGAGGGTTTGGAAGGACTCTCTTACTTCACGGATGTAAGTTCTATAGCTGTGTATGGAGGGAGTGGTGGTGATTCTTTTAATGCAGAAAAAAAAGCCCTGACACAAGGTGTAGATATTGTTATATGTACCCCGGGCAGAATGATCGCACATCTGAACATGGGTTATGTGAAATTAAAAGGATTAAAATATCTCGTGCTTGATGAAGCAGACAGAATGCTTGATATGGGCTTCAATGATGATATCATGAAGATCATTTCATTTCTGCCCAAAGAGAGACAGAACCTGCTTTTCTCGGCTACCATGCCCATGAAAATGCGTGAACTGGCCAGAAAGATCCTGCGTGAGCCGGTAGAGATCAATATTGCAATATCAAAGCCACCGGAGCAAATTGTTCAGAAAGCTTTTATTGTATATGAACCTCAAAAGATCCCTATCATAAAAGATATGTTGGGGGGCAGTAAGTTTCAAAATGTGATCGTCTTCTGTTCTAAAAAACAAAATGTAAAACAACTCACAGCAGAATTGAAGAGAGCCAAACTTTCTGCAGAAGAGATTCATTCTGATTTGGATCAAACTAAAAGAGAGCAGGTACTACAAGACTTCAGAAATAAAAAGTTGAACATACTGGTCGCAACAGATATTTTGAGCAGGGGTATTGATATCGAAGATATCGATCTTGTTATCAACTTTGATGTACCCAATGATGGAGAAGATTATGTGCATCGTATTGGTAGAACCGCCCGTGCAGCCAGTAAGGGTACTGCTTTTACACTGGTAAGTGAAAAGGAACAAAACAAATTTGCAGCCATAGAAGCACTGCTTGGTGAACCTGTTTTAAAAGGGACAGTGCCAGAAGAGTTTGGACCAACTCCGACCTACAATCCTCGCGCACCGAGACAAGGTGGACAAAATAGAAGATCACAGGGAAACAGAAGAAATGGTCCGCCAAGGGGCGACAAAAAAAAGTGATCATATAGTTCATTATAAATATCATTTCATGAAATACCTGGTTTATATCCTGCCGTTATTAGCAGGATTAACAATCACTACGCAAGCGGGTGTGAACAGTCAATTGAAAACAGCCGTGAATAATCAATGGGTAGCAGCTTTTATTTCTTTTGTTGTTGGAACCATTGCGCTGGCATTGATCATTATTTTTACCAAACAATCATTCCCCAATACGCAACAGCTACAACAGATCGAATGG
Above is a genomic segment from Sediminibacterium sp. KACHI17 containing:
- a CDS encoding sulfatase-like hydrolase/transferase, producing the protein MNWDVALNIAFDILTYGIFIYSTLLLLSYIAIAIFSIGETRKYIHKNSFTDYRVLASSPHAPTVSILAPAYNEGKTIVENIRSLLSIYYVNLEVIVINDGSKDDCLQKMIQAYELEKIDYFVDYKIKTKDVRGVYKSRNPIYHKLLVVDKVNGGKADALNVGINISSNKYLVCIDVDCILEQDALLKMIKPFLEQTGERVIASGGVVRIANSCIIEDGRLVKVKLAEDYLPRMQILEYIRAFILGRMAWSRLNGLMLISGAFGAFDKDIAIKCGGYDHNTVGEDMELVVRMRRYMEERNEKYRVTYIPDPLCWTEAPSSFDILGRQRNRWTRGTIETLKFHKKMFFNPKYGLLGMLSYPYWFFFEMCAPVIEFFGFVCFFLFAAFGMLDWGFFFAYLLFIVSFGYLYSAFAILMEVITYHQYKRRIDILVLLLTALTEPFYFHPFVVWSAIKGYIDYFRKKKSWGEMTRQGFAKKTTDAPQPIAEEITAPIVEVIPEPIPVVAEEAPVQLSWYKRKVAPVLNQIPDVLFQSFRYYLGHILALLLLFIVARGIEIVLDYKEHGEPEFFKEVILYGLAKDIAFMSSLTIWCFLPYTLLYVFSKKVARISFIILGSLAVLVQLALSQYFIESFVPLGADLWSYSWADIQQTVGASGGLSILAILGLISISAVSVFTLIKLPKRLLANDGIVVFFILLIVTAGIRDLNKVTAALLPGREYSNNLSLNKSYYFYSSSFNKFFPKDLEEDIYRDDYQSDNILADTEIDTKNYPFLHKSDSTKNVLGSFFSQEDSIPPNIVIILVEGLGRAFSNQNAYLGSFTPFLDSLSNKSLYWENFLSTGGRTFTVLPSVLASLPFGNSGFNELGDQMPSHLSIANLLRYNGYQTSFFYGGASAFDNMEQFLRKTGVEKIYDERSFNAAKYQKLPASSSGFSWGYDDASLFKLVLDKSADDSVHSKLDIILTVATHSPFLINGQQEYVNRFEKRMGELKFAEAQKRNYRKYQDQYSSILYADHAIRQFLNEYSKRKDFKRTVFIITGDHRMPEIPMSTKLDRYHVPLIIYSPMLHKPEKFSAISSHFDIAPTLTAWLKYSYGLTIPNFNAWLGTGIDTGRVFRNNHSIPLKQTKPDLIDYVRGSYMLSGDDFFKINANMDLEPDPTNEKKFQLKSSFNQFKRKNLRFMQERKLLPDSLIQKYTRY
- a CDS encoding HEAT repeat domain-containing protein — translated: MSPENLMIGVKIMSVCILLIVAMIYIQTIAKKRLFFHTERIKSNIEVWISHIILEETIEGIDIPKKFFRMLNDPKARQVAIDELIKCKKNFSGAVADNIVVLYNKLGLREDSLFKMKNKRKWYLQARGIQELYLMDQKDLLTKIYRETNSKHEFVRSEAQIAVIHLTGFNGLRFLDVITYPLTLWQQIKLLEQLKLFGKKEDLSDRIPKWLLSKNDTVVVFALRLTAEYQQFAVKDKVVECLVHPSKIVRTQAIKTMIALSDENTASMLIGYFSKEDFENQIHILNSLASLANDDQKDFMIKLLDAPDNIIKVKAATVLTNSCTDGIQVIEHRATIEPEPFERILRHVKSVK
- a CDS encoding iron-containing alcohol dehydrogenase family protein, with the protein product MSFRNFKMVDYVVFGRGAFNQLDEILAPRRKADAPMIFLVDHFFEGKPLVNRIPLRGKDQIIFADVTYEPKTTQVDALANELKEKFGTVSGIIGIGGGSTMDLAKAVSLMMNNPGSSADYQGWDLVKFPGVYKAGIPTLSGTGAEVSRTTVLTGPTRKLGMNSDFTPFDQIVLDPELTKDAPVNQRFYTGMDCYIHCIESLEGTYLNEFSKSYGEKALELCQKVFVTKNHWDDESDDQLMMASYAGGMSIAYSQVGVAHAVSYGLSYLLGTKHGIGNCIVMNHLEEYYPAGVKEFKLMVEKNNIDIPQGICKGLTDEQFDTMINVSLGMKPLWENALGKDWEKIMTREKLRALYEKL
- a CDS encoding nuclear transport factor 2 family protein; translated protein: MKQTISLLLFILLLAACSNQSEKAVEANVTFNIDSVKAQIEVNKDNFIKAFATGDSALFVSLFTKDGCLMPDGAPKMCGPAALYAFLKGGIEMGIAGMKLDIIEVTGGPELVSEEGVYQILDKEGKAVESGKFLVTWKQEEGVWKRYRDTWNAETPAPTAH
- a CDS encoding DEAD/DEAH box helicase, coding for MKFTDLGLDQRILDGIDAMGYETATPVQQQVMVPILEGKDIIASAQTGTGKTAAFLLPLIHRLLTVPHDSNEINAMIIVPTRELAIQIAEGLEGLSYFTDVSSIAVYGGSGGDSFNAEKKALTQGVDIVICTPGRMIAHLNMGYVKLKGLKYLVLDEADRMLDMGFNDDIMKIISFLPKERQNLLFSATMPMKMRELARKILREPVEINIAISKPPEQIVQKAFIVYEPQKIPIIKDMLGGSKFQNVIVFCSKKQNVKQLTAELKRAKLSAEEIHSDLDQTKREQVLQDFRNKKLNILVATDILSRGIDIEDIDLVINFDVPNDGEDYVHRIGRTARAASKGTAFTLVSEKEQNKFAAIEALLGEPVLKGTVPEEFGPTPTYNPRAPRQGGQNRRSQGNRRNGPPRGDKKK